A genomic stretch from Centroberyx gerrardi isolate f3 chromosome 10, fCenGer3.hap1.cur.20231027, whole genome shotgun sequence includes:
- the ybey gene encoding endoribonuclease YbeY has protein sequence MGVVLRNLQKVVPLRRARLRKDVDTLRHILGIQKFDLGIVCVDNRKIQHINNIYRKKNMPTDVLSFPFYEDLRPGKLPCPLHRDELNLGDVFLGVEFMMKQCQEESLDLHGVLTVVTAHGICHLLGYRHETEEEWTEMLQRESYILNEYNRLTGRQLEPLTKRCSQDR, from the exons ATGGGCGTAGTTCTGCGGAACCTCCAGAAGGTGGTGCCTCTTCGCCGCGCCAGACTGCGTAAGGATGTGGACACACTGAGGCACATACTGGGCATCCAGAAATTTGATTTGGGCATCGTTTGCGTGGATAATCGCAAGATCCAACACATCAATAACATCTACAGGAAGAAGAATATGCCTACGGATGTCCTCTCATTTCCATTCTACGAG GACCTGAGGCCTGGTAAGCTGCCTTGTCCCCTTCACAGAGATGAGCTCAACCTCGGGGACGTTTTCTTGGGAGTCGAGTTCATGATGAAACAGTGTCAGGAAGAATCCCTGGATCTGCATGGGGTTCTCACT GTTGTCACTGCTCATGGCATCTGTCACCTGCTGGGCTACAGGCACGAGACAGAGGAGGAATGGACTGAG ATGCTGCAGAGGGAAAGCTACATCCTGAATGAGTACAACAGACTCACCGGCCGACAGCTGGAGCCGCTGACAAAGAGATGCAGTCAAGACAGGTGA
- the usp37 gene encoding ubiquitin carboxyl-terminal hydrolase 37 isoform X1, protein MAAIVPKLSSGGAVRIRFNSLDLGTTRWKEGTFEILEKDNKISLCLRFNCGGAPKTFQLNQNVKHISQNMNRIMLTLKDTSIITLDKIPTTLAQKTKEYLEKLKQGKQILKTSHGSASFSVLGNRSVKNETNPSGERQTPNIFQTTPRRQSVDGREDTTPRKPLGSPSRAASTPTRTGLSENRSEKRKRLLTSDSDLTEDYPKENDSSSNNKATTDPARKFLLSCKEKLKQAEENRSSAPLGSTPLQPTSFYGSRSVTKDYSQSHSFLDRPSSTTQTPSAKRSLMLPNHSTPFKKVRPSLDYGGWNKQRPSTLAQPQTPLQGFSNLGNTCYMNAILQSLFSLPSFSNDMLRQSIPWKKVPINALLRRFAHLMVKKDVGCPETKKDLLRKVKSAISSTAERFSGYMQNDAHEFLSQCLDQLKEDVEKMNKSWRNEAAASLSSSVVCEDGQQGTATSPAAKAEPGEEVDTSRIYTCPVVVNMEFEVQHTITCKGCGEAVTKREQFNDLSIDLPRRKKTLPLRSIQDSLDLFFRMEEIEYSCEKCNGKAATVTHKFSKLPRVLILHLKRYSFNAQLSLNSKLGQQVVIPRYLTLLSHCTEATRPPLSLGWSAQAAMSRTLKTSQSVNSSTAPLRRTGGKMAISSCNSILVDSDSEEELNRKVNGGRKRRLSDCLPDDDDRPEERGATMEPADFGGINDDEMLAAVLEMSRQEAGLSAPPPLEDEPTSSPDTGFGDADAHDLAYHTDLMDTDSKQPADVLDSLDLTMDENKENQTPEGVQPQGELDWVQQYSLDQEREEQELQQALAQSLQEHEAQEMREDDDLKRATELSLQEFNNSLPELLCSDEDSGNEDVLDMEYSEAEAEDLKRNAESGDLANSFRLISVVSHIGSSSSSGHYISDVFDMKKQSWLTYNDLDVSRTQEAAVQRDRDRSGYIFFYMHKDVFEELSEMERTGASSISEAGRSVLQPL, encoded by the exons ATGGCAGCCATAGTGCCCAAACTCTCCAGCGGTGGTGCTGTCAGGATCCGCTTTAACAGCTTAGACCTGGGCACCACCAGATGGAAAGAGGGAACTTTTGAGATCCTTGAGAAGGACAACAAAATCAGCCTCTGTCTGAGATTCAACTGCGGCGGAGCTCCCAAAACGTTCCAG CTCAACCAGAACGTGAAGCATATTTCCCAGAATATGAACCGAATCATGCTGACGTTGAAGGACACCAGTATCATCACCCTGGATAAGATACCTACAACTTTGGCTCAGAAGACTAAAGAATACttggagaagctgaagcagggAAAGCAAA TTTTGAAAACATCCCATGGAAGTGCTAGCTTCAGTGTGCTTGGAAATCGGTCTGTGAAAAACGAGACCAATCCATCTGGGGAGAGACAG ACTCCTAACATCTTCCAGACAACACCAAGGCGGCAGAGTGTGGATGGCAGGGAGGACACAACGCCGCGGAAACCCCTGGGCAGCCCCAGCAGAGCAGCCTCCACTCCCACTCGCACCGGACTCTCTGAGAACAG gagcgagaagaggaagagactcCTAACCTCTGACAGCGACCTGACCGAGGACTACCCCAAGGAAAATGACTCGTCAAG TAACAACAAGGCCACCACGGACCCAGCCAGGaagttcctgctgagctgcaaaGAGAAGCTGAAGCAGGCAGAGGAGAACCGAAGCTCAG CTCCACTGGGTTCAACTCCCCTTCAGCCAACTTCATTTTATGGCAGCCGATCTGTGACTAAAGACTACAGCCAGAGCCACTCTTTCCTGGACAG GCCATCCAGTACAACACAAACCCCCTCGGCCAAGAGAAGCCTCATGCTGCCGAACCACTCCACTCCCTTCAAGAAGGTGCGCCCCTCTCTGGACTACGGTGGCTGGAACAAGCAAAGGCCGTCCACCCTGGCCCAGCCCCAGACACCACTGCAAGG ATTCTCCAACCTGGGCAACACATGCTACATGAACGCCATCTTGCAGTCTCTCTTCagcctcccctccttctccaacGACATGCTGAGACAAAGCATCCCATGGAAGAAGGTGCCCATCAACGCATTGCTCAG GCGTTTTGCCCACCTCATGGTCAAGAAAGACGTGGGCTGTCCAGAGACAAAAAAGGACCTCCTGAGGAAGGTGAAGAGTGCCATCTCCTCCACAGCCGAGCGCTTCTCTGGATACATGCAGAAT GATGCCCATGAGTTCCTGAGTCAGTGTTTGGACCAGCTGAAGGAGGATGTGGAGAAGATGAATAAGAGCTGGAGGAATGAAGCGGCAGCCTCCTTGTCGTCCTCTGTGGTGTGCGAGGACGGCCAGCAGGGGACGGCAACATCGCCAGCAGCCAAGGCGGAGCCTGGTGAAGAGGTTGATACCTCCCGCATCTACACCTGCCCCGTGGTGGTTAATATGGAATTTGAGGTGCAGCATACCATCACCTGCAAAGG CTGTGGGGAGGCGGTGACCAAGCGGGAGCAGTTCAATGACTTGTCCATCGACCTGCCACGCAGAAAGAAAACCCTCCCGCTTCGCTCCATCCAGGATTCTCTTGATCTCTTTTTCAGG ATGGAAGAAATTGAGTACTCGTGTGAGAAGTGCAATGGGAAAGCAGCAACAGTGACACATAAATTCAGCAAACTGCCcag AGTGCTCATCCTACATCTGAAGCGGTACAGCTTTAACGCCCAGCTGTCTCTGAACAGCAAGTTGGGCCAACAGGTGGTGATTCCCCGCTACCTGACCCTGTTGTCCCACTGCACTGAAGCCACACGACCCCCCCTCAGCCTCGGCTGGAGTGCCCAAGCCGCCAT GTCCCGAACACTCAAGACCTCCCAGTCTGTCAATTCCTCTACAGCACCTCTCCG GCGGACAGGTGGGAAGATGGCCATTTCCAGCTGCAACTCTATCCTCGTGGACTCGGACAGTGAGGAGGAGCTGAACAGGAAGGTGAACGGGGGCCGCAAGCGGCGACTCAGCGACTGTCTGCCTGATGACGACGACCGGCCGGAGGAG CGGGGAGCGACAATGGAGCCAGCAGACTTCGGAGGTATAAACGACGATGAGATGCTGGCGGCCGTGCTGGAGATGAGTCGTCAAGAGGCCGGGCTCTCGGCTCCGCCCCCTCTGGAGGACGAGCCAACCAGCAGCCCTGACACAGGCTTTGGGGACGCAGATGCGCACGACCTGGCCTATCACACAGATCTGATGGACACAGACAGCAAACAGCCTGCAG ACGTGCTGGACTCCCTGGACCTGACCATGGATGAGAACAAGGAGAACCAAACCCCAGAGGGCGTGCAGCCGCAGGGGGAGCTGGACTGGGTTCAGCAGTACAGTCTGGAtcaggagagggaggagcaggagctgcagcaggcgCTCGCCCAGAGCCTCCAGGAGCAT GAGGCCCAAGAAATGAGAGAGGACGATGATCTGAAGAGAGCCACTGAGCTCAGCTTGCAAG AGTTCAACAACTCTCTGCCAGAGCTGCTGTGCTCAGACGAAGACTCCGGCAACGAGGACGTGCTGGACATGGAGTACAGCGAAGCAGAGGCCGAGGACCTGAAGAGGAACGCTGAG AGTGGAGACCTGGCCAACTCGTTTAGACTCATCAGTGTGGTCAGTCACATTGGGAGCAGCTCGTCCTCTG GCCATTACATCAGCGACGTGTTCGACATGAAGAAGCAGTCGTGGCTGACCTACAATGACCTGGATGTGTCGCGCACACAGGAAGCCGCTGTCCAGCGAGACCGTGACCGCAGCGGATACATTTTCTTCTACATGCACAA GGACGTGTTTGAGGAGTTGTCTGAAATGGAGAGGACTGGAGCCAGCAGCATTTCAGAGGCAGGAAGGAGCGTCCTGCAGCCCCTCTGA
- the usp37 gene encoding ubiquitin carboxyl-terminal hydrolase 37 isoform X2 yields MAAIVPKLSSGGAVRIRFNSLDLGTTRWKEGTFEILEKDNKISLCLRFNCGGAPKTFQLNQNVKHISQNMNRIMLTLKDTSIITLDKIPTTLAQKTKEYLEKLKQGKQILKTSHGSASFSVLGNRSVKNETNPSGERQTTPRRQSVDGREDTTPRKPLGSPSRAASTPTRTGLSENRSEKRKRLLTSDSDLTEDYPKENDSSSNNKATTDPARKFLLSCKEKLKQAEENRSSAPLGSTPLQPTSFYGSRSVTKDYSQSHSFLDRPSSTTQTPSAKRSLMLPNHSTPFKKVRPSLDYGGWNKQRPSTLAQPQTPLQGFSNLGNTCYMNAILQSLFSLPSFSNDMLRQSIPWKKVPINALLRRFAHLMVKKDVGCPETKKDLLRKVKSAISSTAERFSGYMQNDAHEFLSQCLDQLKEDVEKMNKSWRNEAAASLSSSVVCEDGQQGTATSPAAKAEPGEEVDTSRIYTCPVVVNMEFEVQHTITCKGCGEAVTKREQFNDLSIDLPRRKKTLPLRSIQDSLDLFFRMEEIEYSCEKCNGKAATVTHKFSKLPRVLILHLKRYSFNAQLSLNSKLGQQVVIPRYLTLLSHCTEATRPPLSLGWSAQAAMSRTLKTSQSVNSSTAPLRRTGGKMAISSCNSILVDSDSEEELNRKVNGGRKRRLSDCLPDDDDRPEERGATMEPADFGGINDDEMLAAVLEMSRQEAGLSAPPPLEDEPTSSPDTGFGDADAHDLAYHTDLMDTDSKQPADVLDSLDLTMDENKENQTPEGVQPQGELDWVQQYSLDQEREEQELQQALAQSLQEHEAQEMREDDDLKRATELSLQEFNNSLPELLCSDEDSGNEDVLDMEYSEAEAEDLKRNAESGDLANSFRLISVVSHIGSSSSSGHYISDVFDMKKQSWLTYNDLDVSRTQEAAVQRDRDRSGYIFFYMHKDVFEELSEMERTGASSISEAGRSVLQPL; encoded by the exons ATGGCAGCCATAGTGCCCAAACTCTCCAGCGGTGGTGCTGTCAGGATCCGCTTTAACAGCTTAGACCTGGGCACCACCAGATGGAAAGAGGGAACTTTTGAGATCCTTGAGAAGGACAACAAAATCAGCCTCTGTCTGAGATTCAACTGCGGCGGAGCTCCCAAAACGTTCCAG CTCAACCAGAACGTGAAGCATATTTCCCAGAATATGAACCGAATCATGCTGACGTTGAAGGACACCAGTATCATCACCCTGGATAAGATACCTACAACTTTGGCTCAGAAGACTAAAGAATACttggagaagctgaagcagggAAAGCAAA TTTTGAAAACATCCCATGGAAGTGCTAGCTTCAGTGTGCTTGGAAATCGGTCTGTGAAAAACGAGACCAATCCATCTGGGGAGAGACAG ACAACACCAAGGCGGCAGAGTGTGGATGGCAGGGAGGACACAACGCCGCGGAAACCCCTGGGCAGCCCCAGCAGAGCAGCCTCCACTCCCACTCGCACCGGACTCTCTGAGAACAG gagcgagaagaggaagagactcCTAACCTCTGACAGCGACCTGACCGAGGACTACCCCAAGGAAAATGACTCGTCAAG TAACAACAAGGCCACCACGGACCCAGCCAGGaagttcctgctgagctgcaaaGAGAAGCTGAAGCAGGCAGAGGAGAACCGAAGCTCAG CTCCACTGGGTTCAACTCCCCTTCAGCCAACTTCATTTTATGGCAGCCGATCTGTGACTAAAGACTACAGCCAGAGCCACTCTTTCCTGGACAG GCCATCCAGTACAACACAAACCCCCTCGGCCAAGAGAAGCCTCATGCTGCCGAACCACTCCACTCCCTTCAAGAAGGTGCGCCCCTCTCTGGACTACGGTGGCTGGAACAAGCAAAGGCCGTCCACCCTGGCCCAGCCCCAGACACCACTGCAAGG ATTCTCCAACCTGGGCAACACATGCTACATGAACGCCATCTTGCAGTCTCTCTTCagcctcccctccttctccaacGACATGCTGAGACAAAGCATCCCATGGAAGAAGGTGCCCATCAACGCATTGCTCAG GCGTTTTGCCCACCTCATGGTCAAGAAAGACGTGGGCTGTCCAGAGACAAAAAAGGACCTCCTGAGGAAGGTGAAGAGTGCCATCTCCTCCACAGCCGAGCGCTTCTCTGGATACATGCAGAAT GATGCCCATGAGTTCCTGAGTCAGTGTTTGGACCAGCTGAAGGAGGATGTGGAGAAGATGAATAAGAGCTGGAGGAATGAAGCGGCAGCCTCCTTGTCGTCCTCTGTGGTGTGCGAGGACGGCCAGCAGGGGACGGCAACATCGCCAGCAGCCAAGGCGGAGCCTGGTGAAGAGGTTGATACCTCCCGCATCTACACCTGCCCCGTGGTGGTTAATATGGAATTTGAGGTGCAGCATACCATCACCTGCAAAGG CTGTGGGGAGGCGGTGACCAAGCGGGAGCAGTTCAATGACTTGTCCATCGACCTGCCACGCAGAAAGAAAACCCTCCCGCTTCGCTCCATCCAGGATTCTCTTGATCTCTTTTTCAGG ATGGAAGAAATTGAGTACTCGTGTGAGAAGTGCAATGGGAAAGCAGCAACAGTGACACATAAATTCAGCAAACTGCCcag AGTGCTCATCCTACATCTGAAGCGGTACAGCTTTAACGCCCAGCTGTCTCTGAACAGCAAGTTGGGCCAACAGGTGGTGATTCCCCGCTACCTGACCCTGTTGTCCCACTGCACTGAAGCCACACGACCCCCCCTCAGCCTCGGCTGGAGTGCCCAAGCCGCCAT GTCCCGAACACTCAAGACCTCCCAGTCTGTCAATTCCTCTACAGCACCTCTCCG GCGGACAGGTGGGAAGATGGCCATTTCCAGCTGCAACTCTATCCTCGTGGACTCGGACAGTGAGGAGGAGCTGAACAGGAAGGTGAACGGGGGCCGCAAGCGGCGACTCAGCGACTGTCTGCCTGATGACGACGACCGGCCGGAGGAG CGGGGAGCGACAATGGAGCCAGCAGACTTCGGAGGTATAAACGACGATGAGATGCTGGCGGCCGTGCTGGAGATGAGTCGTCAAGAGGCCGGGCTCTCGGCTCCGCCCCCTCTGGAGGACGAGCCAACCAGCAGCCCTGACACAGGCTTTGGGGACGCAGATGCGCACGACCTGGCCTATCACACAGATCTGATGGACACAGACAGCAAACAGCCTGCAG ACGTGCTGGACTCCCTGGACCTGACCATGGATGAGAACAAGGAGAACCAAACCCCAGAGGGCGTGCAGCCGCAGGGGGAGCTGGACTGGGTTCAGCAGTACAGTCTGGAtcaggagagggaggagcaggagctgcagcaggcgCTCGCCCAGAGCCTCCAGGAGCAT GAGGCCCAAGAAATGAGAGAGGACGATGATCTGAAGAGAGCCACTGAGCTCAGCTTGCAAG AGTTCAACAACTCTCTGCCAGAGCTGCTGTGCTCAGACGAAGACTCCGGCAACGAGGACGTGCTGGACATGGAGTACAGCGAAGCAGAGGCCGAGGACCTGAAGAGGAACGCTGAG AGTGGAGACCTGGCCAACTCGTTTAGACTCATCAGTGTGGTCAGTCACATTGGGAGCAGCTCGTCCTCTG GCCATTACATCAGCGACGTGTTCGACATGAAGAAGCAGTCGTGGCTGACCTACAATGACCTGGATGTGTCGCGCACACAGGAAGCCGCTGTCCAGCGAGACCGTGACCGCAGCGGATACATTTTCTTCTACATGCACAA GGACGTGTTTGAGGAGTTGTCTGAAATGGAGAGGACTGGAGCCAGCAGCATTTCAGAGGCAGGAAGGAGCGTCCTGCAGCCCCTCTGA